Genomic segment of Zingiber officinale cultivar Zhangliang unplaced genomic scaffold, Zo_v1.1 ctg106, whole genome shotgun sequence:
GATTGTGATCCTAGATACCATCAAGGTTACAATCCGCTTTTATTCTTTCAGAGTTGAGGGTTCAACAGTGCTCATGCCACCCTAGTTTTGACTTTGACATTCAATTACTTTTCATTGATTGTGATCCTAGATACCATCAAGGTTACAATCCTAGCTAAATAATGCTATTAGGCAATCATATTGGTTGAAACTAACAAAAAATCATCTTGTCATTCATCCTCTAACATCAGGAACAAATTTACCATCTCATTTAATTTAAGTATAATCTAGCAGGTTGATGTCAACAAttttcttgcaattctagtagtgCAAATATATTGGCTCTTCATTCAGTTTCAGGACATTTAACTCAAGCTTGGAATGTCATGTTAGCTAACCTTCTCAGAGTTTGTTTGACTAGGGCATCAAAATGGACAACTTGGACCCATTAACCATTCCTTCCGTTAGATCTTGCAACAAGTTGGGCATCATTGGGTCAAGTCGGCTGGAGGTTTGGATTGAGATATGACTATGCTAACAATTTAGGGATAATGAGGAGAGTAGAGAGTTCATGGAGGTTAATATAGGTTATAATATGGCTGAGCAATGTAGCACTATCTGGCAATGTAGCGCTTGGTACCAGTCTGTATTATGCCTGCTATGTGAAGACTTGCTGTACTAAGCAATACAATCCATTATTTAATACCAAGCTTAATAGTCATATTATCCCACACAAACGTTCATTCTGTCATCTTTGACACACTGGAGGGATCATCTTATATAAACTAATCAGTTAAAGCATGACTACTAAAGTTATGGCATTACGATTCAAGTATTACAAATAGACTCATTAAGTTGCATCAATCATACATCACTTTGTCCTTGTTGACTTGACTTTTGTAGGAGATAACTTGGACTGTCAAGCTAACACAGTTAatcagttaaaaaaattaaatgctCCTGAAAAGATGACTAATCAGTCAAAGCATTGGCATTACAAACCAAGACCTATAAATAGATTCATCCAGCACTATCAGATGTATTAAAATTTCTCCTAATTGCCTTGACTTAGTTTTGGAGGTGATAACTTTCCACACTGAGGTTGTTGTCCACTTAAGGTTGTGCAACATGCAAGTTGGATGAGACTGAGTTGCCTCATTTGAGGGTCTGTATCTGACAGCTCAGAGTTAGGGAGGCCTAGGCTAGACTATAGGCTTGTATTGGGCAATCACAATTAGCCCAGTTTTTTTCCCTCTGACATCATTTGCCATTTCTGCATTCCGTCTCAGCAAAAAATGTTAGGTCAGCTCCAAATGTCATGGTAATTGAATCCATTAAGTGGAAGGTGGGATATAGAGATACCCAAAAAAAAAAGTTGATGTAATGAAAAGTGATGCAGTTAATTTTAGTAATAGTAGTGATATAACTTTGCATATGGGGGAATAAGATTCATGTAATCTCCCCATATAGTTGGGGGAACTGCTTTTTGATGATGACGACGATTGACCAAATACAGatcattattgttattattattattattattgaaaacGAGTAGACatagaaaaataaagttttaacCTGAACAGAAATGTATAAATTTTCTACCCTAGTAATATTTGCTTagaattattatattttcttatgatGTTATTGCCTGTTGGGTTATGGAAAAATTCTTGGTGAGAGGCAAGGAGGCTTTAATCTTTTAGCCTGTAGTGCTATGGCCATTTTCAATTCTAATGGATTTCTTCTGCATTTTCCTTAAGTTGATCTGTGAGATCTATTCTTGGAATAAGCTTTCTTCAGTGCTGACTGACACCACATCTCATCACACTGATATGTCACTAATAAGGTTTCATTCCACAGGAGATCAATAACCTTGCTTGGAACAAGACTTTGAACCTTGCTTTAGTGATATTCTAAATTCTGGCCATGCTCCTTATGAATGTTTTCATGTTTCTATGTGATTGTCAAGGCTATTAGTAACCGGTAACCTTTGTCAAATAACAAATCTCATGTGTATTCTTAATGTTATGTTTACTTGTAGGATGGAAGCAGAAGGAAGTTGAAATTGTTtaagggaagggaaagaaaaagaaatggaatTTATTACCTTTTAATCTATCTCATCTATCTTGTTTACTTGAATGGATCCAAATGGAAATTAATCTCACTTATTTGTCATTATTGAATGCTTAAATTTCATTTTCCTCCATTTTTCTTGATTTGGATGGGAATAAACTTAGAAAAATTGGttggaattaattttttttcctttcttttttcctTCTATGTAAGCAAGATAAATCGATAAGTTTGTTTTTTCAGTTTACTTTTCGCTCACATTTCAATCCTAGTAAAGACAGTACGAGAGAAATTCTGATATTCTTTGTCAGGCCAACTTACATCTTGACACTTCTAATGGTGCACATTGTCTTTCCTGCTGAATTCATAACATTGCCACTATTGCAAAGAGTCTTGGTATTTAAAGGTTCAGATGGTTGGATCCTAGGCGGGATTTCAAATAGTTGGATCCTAGGTGGGACACCACTATGTTTCACATTTAGAACGGAGAATGGTTGTTATCTGTGTTTGCTTGAAATAGTTTATGCATCTAATGAACCACCTTTATAATTGACTAGTTGATATCCAACTGCATGCAGGGTTTCAGAAAAGTTGATCCTGATCGATGGGAGTTTGCCAATGAAGGTTTCTTGAGAGGGCAAAAGCATTTGTTGAAAACAATTAGTAGGAGAAAATCAAGTCAGTCACATAACCAACAACAGCAGCCACAAACACAGAATACTATTGAGGTGGGGAAATTTGGTTTGGAGGAAGAGATAGAGAGGCTCAAGAGAGACAAGAATGTCCTCATGCAGGAACTGGTCAGGCTGAGGCAACAACAGCAAAGTACTGATCAGCAACTAAACACCTTGGGCCAGCACCTCCAAGGCATGGAACATCGCCAGCAACAAATGATGTCATTCTTGGCAAAGGCCATGCAAAGCCCTGGTTTCTTAGCCCAGTTTGTGTCACAAAATGACAACAATCGACGCATTGTTGGAGTAAACAAGAAGCGGAGATTGCCTAGGCAAGGCAAGCTGGACGGCCAAAGCGATGTGAAGGATGGCCAGATAGTTAAATACCAGCCCTTGATAAATGCAGCAGCAAAAGCAATGGTGATGCAGATTCTAAAATTTGACAAGTCACCTAGGTCGGAATCTTTTGGCAATACCCCGAACTACTTAATTGAGAATTTTTCATCTCCTCCTGAAGGTTTTAATAGCAGAAGTTCGGTAAAGCGAATAACTGGAGTTACTCTGTCTGAAGTCCCTGGAGTTACTCTGTCTGAAGCCCCTACAAATTCATGTGATTCATCTTTGCCCACAACCTCTGGGTATCCAGCAACGTCCTCATTAGCCATGCCATCTGATATTCATTCTTCTAATGCAGCAAATTCTGTGCCTGCTGCAGCGCCTAGTATGAATCTTTCTCAAGTCCAGGCCATGATGCCAAATGGATTCAGTCAGAGCCATGCAGGACCGAATGGTGGAAGCGTTCCTATGAATCCTATTCCAGACTTCATGAATGAGTTGCTAGAAATTGAGACCGATAAGTTTGCTTCTGATGCTGATGTGGATATACTAGACGATGCCGAGAAGCTTCCAAGCATCAATGATCCTTTCTGGGAGCAGTTCTTTGCAGCCAGCCCACTCGTGGGAGATGCTGAAGAGGTTGATTCGAGCATGCATGAACCTGGCGATGCAAGAATAGAATCAGGGGACAAGTGGGACGGCACTCATAACATGGCTTACCTCACAGAGCAGATGGGGAATCTTGCCTCACATACACAGTTAATGCCTGAGATCGCCCACCAGAATCTGGCTTTCTCGAGTACAGACTAATGATAGGAATGGTTGGATGCCACTGGAGTAACAATCATGATCATATAACTGCTTTACTGCTTTAGTTGAGTAAAAGATCATGGTGCAGTTGGCAATCAACTTTCGGATACTCTTAACTGCCAAAGAACTTTGCAAAAATATGAACTCTTTTTTGTTTCTTGCATTCGACTTGGTTCAGTGTCCTTTAACAGTGTAAAATGATGATGAAGAGCTTTTGGTTTGTCCTAGACATATATATTCATGCTAGAAAATACCTAAACAATTCTAGTTATgagagatgatgatgatgatgatgattcaCTATGGAATTAACTATATTTCAATAGAAGCCCATGCCATTTTAAACCATTAAATTAAAGAATCAAATCTCATTCCTTCATGTGAAAAAAAACAATAAATCATTTCACTCTAgagtttacttttttttttttttttttaaactatcttttagagtttcgaatattttgtaaaaaaatttcgaAGTCGT
This window contains:
- the LOC122035782 gene encoding heat stress transcription factor A-1-like isoform X1; amino-acid sequence: MMPMDGSGGDGVSTPTSEVTTTTASHGLSGGSPPPFLSKTYEMVDDPATDAIVSWGPANNSFVVWNTAEFARVLLPKLFKHNNFSSFVRQLNTYGFRKVDPDRWEFANEGFLRGQKHLLKTISRRKSSQSHNQQQQPQTQNTIEVGKFGLEEEIERLKRDKNVLMQELVRLRQQQQSTDQQLNTLGQHLQGMEHRQQQMMSFLAKAMQSPGFLAQFVSQNDNNRRIVGVNKKRRLPRQGKLDGQSDVKDGQIVKYQPLINAAAKAMVMQILKFDKSPRSESFGNTPNYLIENFSSPPEGFNSRSSVKRITGVTLSEVPGVTLSEAPTNSCDSSLPTTSGYPATSSLAMPSDIHSSNAANSVPAAAPSMNLSQVQAMMPNGFSQSHAGPNGGSVPMNPIPDFMNELLEIETDKFASDADVDILDDAEKLPSINDPFWEQFFAASPLVGDAEEVDSSMHEPGDARIESGDKWDGTHNMAYLTEQMGNLASHTQLMPEIAHQNLAFSSTD
- the LOC122035782 gene encoding heat stress transcription factor A-1-like isoform X2 translates to MVDDPATDAIVSWGPANNSFVVWNTAEFARVLLPKLFKHNNFSSFVRQLNTYGFRKVDPDRWEFANEGFLRGQKHLLKTISRRKSSQSHNQQQQPQTQNTIEVGKFGLEEEIERLKRDKNVLMQELVRLRQQQQSTDQQLNTLGQHLQGMEHRQQQMMSFLAKAMQSPGFLAQFVSQNDNNRRIVGVNKKRRLPRQGKLDGQSDVKDGQIVKYQPLINAAAKAMVMQILKFDKSPRSESFGNTPNYLIENFSSPPEGFNSRSSVKRITGVTLSEVPGVTLSEAPTNSCDSSLPTTSGYPATSSLAMPSDIHSSNAANSVPAAAPSMNLSQVQAMMPNGFSQSHAGPNGGSVPMNPIPDFMNELLEIETDKFASDADVDILDDAEKLPSINDPFWEQFFAASPLVGDAEEVDSSMHEPGDARIESGDKWDGTHNMAYLTEQMGNLASHTQLMPEIAHQNLAFSSTD